One Ranitomeya variabilis isolate aRanVar5 chromosome 4, aRanVar5.hap1, whole genome shotgun sequence genomic window, CGCTGCTCCTCATTGTCTACTGTCTGGTCTTTGTTACATAATCTTATTACCCCAACTAGGACTGAAATCCCGGGCTAGACTGATGGAGCACAGGAGCCGAAGGGCCGGAGAGGTGAGCAGTCAGGTAagcatacatttatatatatatatatatatatatatatatatatatatatatatatacttttttaactttttacgtattttatttattattttctgcaATCTGGAGAGACTCCATATCATAATCATGGGCAAGCAATTCACGGAAAATAACTTTGAACAAATCGAATTTCCCGGGAAAATTCACAAAATCTGGTGAAgtcaaattttgcctgatccgctcatcactaatccttaatATTGTGTCATGTAAATATTACTCTCGGCTATTGACGTTGGCATTTTAAGCTGCAAGTTGAAAAAGGCATAAAAAGTTTGAGAAAAACAAATTAAACTCTTAAAATCTCATGTATGAAAAATGGAAAAGACATTTGCCCATGAATAGGGaaaaatggctcggtgatgaaaccctaGGGACCTTTTACTCGGGGTAGACGATCCTCTGTACAGAGTTTCATTCCTAACCATTGTCCAATATTCATATGTCCGGCGATACAACGACAAACAAAAGCTGATTGGTTTCTTATTGATTGTACCCTTCATGATGACTTTAAAATCATCACATCTCTAAGTGTAAAGAAGGGTCGAACTGCCGGTAACAGAGTCAGatgtgtgggggagggggacaaagaggaagataaTTGTTACATGATAGAAACCAGAGACAACTTGCTGTATCGGAGCTCGTTATGGACCATTTAGTTGGTGATAATTTACAAGTATTTTTCTTTTCACTTGTTACAAATATTTCTCGATGTGTAGATGTGGAATTACCAATTGAGTAGAGTAGTGGACACACCGGAGCTGGAAAGAAGAAGTCAAAAATAGTCAAACAAGTCCAAAAGCCAGACACAATAGATGAGCTATACTGAAGAATATGACATACATACCTTGTATTCCCGCTGCCACTGTGCCATACGCCATGCCCACTGAGTACCCAATAGCTACGAGACCGAAAGGTGCTATGGGATTTTGCATTGTGTTGGAACTGAAGCCTCCACCATAATTAATTTCTGATGAGACGTACTCAGTGTTAGGGATTGCCTTCCATTCTGCATTTTGTAGAGGTTTCCCATTAAATAAGAATCCAGATACACTCGAGGCCTTCGCTGTAATAATGGCCAAATTATTGTCAAATCCCTTCTGTCCAATGAGGCTGTAATTATGGAAGAACGATTCAGTATCTGGGATTTTGGTCAGGAAAGATCCAAAGGGTTTGCCCTCAAAATTGCCACTAAAGCCATAAAGAAAAACCTGAATATTCTCTGTGCTGTGGATGGATAAGGGTTTGGAAGCAGAAACCTTAAACTTCATCGGTTTTCCTGCTTCTAGGTTGGTCGTCAGCTTTTCTTCACCTGACTGGTACTCCAGATAAGTGGGTTTAGACCCCAAGACATAAACTTGGCTGTCACTAGATAAGAAGGACGGGACTGAGACACAGTAGGACTTTCCCCAATTTTTTTCTGGTAGGAGCTGTTCATAAACAAGACTGCAACCTCCAACACCAGGAACACATGAATGGCCAGATATGATGGCCACTGGATGTTGAGAGGCGACCTCAGTTCCGGAGAGGTTGTCTTTACTCTGCAACTGCACAAACTGGAACGGCTTGAGATCCACGGTCATGGTGTCACCTTTATTATAATTCTTCCCGTTGTAATATACAGTTCCGCTGAGGACTATGGTAAGTGTAGTTAAAATGTGCTGAGCAACAACAGCAAATTGTGCATAGTGTTTTGAAGGTCCATCAGTCGGGGTGAATATGGTGTATTTAGTTCCCCACTGGTCAACCGGGTAATGCAAAGCAATGTCTCCACTGGTTCCTACAAAGTTACGGGACATCACGGTGATGTCATCATTGGAGTTAATGATCATGCTACCAGAAGATATCCCtgatcctataatctgctggagatTTGGGTACTCAAATGTCGCTGGATCTCCTTTCTTTAGTATGGCCTCCTTCTTGTTATCAGAATTATTTATAGACGTAGAAACCGAGGTGGAAAGTGAAGATGGCCTAGGAATTATGATTATTGATAAGTTGACTGGTGGGCCTAAGGAGTCCTGCGAAAACACCAAAACAAATCTTCCACCTTGGTTCCCGCTGCCTATAAATAAAACTTGCAGTTAGATATTCAGTGTCATTTATTACAGTGTAATATTTTGTATCTAAATTGGTCGATGAAGCACAGAAAGTCTGACACCATAGACTTCAGTAATCCAAAGGGCACAGTGACGGGTGGATACAGAcaaaagagggcccctgtgcagaaGCAGCATATGGGCCCCTCTGGGTCTGTGGCAGTTGCTGCTTTGGAGATGAAAGTGGCACTTCACCTCCTGAACCCCTGTGCAGATGCCCAGGTTGCACCAATAGGTTGTCAGCCCCTTAAAATGCTACACCTTAGAGGGAATATCCGCCTTTGACTTCTCAactcctccccaacatgtttcatatAGCCGACATCTGACTGCAAGTGCCTGATTTGGACTTAATGACTGGACaaatttataaaaattattatgaTTATTTGCCTTTTCTTTCTTCAGTAGGCAAATTATTTCAATTTTTTCGTTAACGTGACTTTTATATTACAAACTTTTGTTGACTTACATTGCTGTCCTGCTGTTCCTTTGAATCCCACCAGTAGTCCAGTTCCTGAAAAAGAATAAATTACTTCATCTTCCCCAATGTTTTAAGTTTTACTGAGAAATTAAAAATAGACAAATTTTACACACAATTATAGAATAAAAGTTTTATTTTAAGGAGCTTCAATGTCCTGGACTCTGAAACAGATACTGTGCCTTGAAGTATTCATACCCTGCAAACTTTTGCaagttttttcacgttacacccacaaacttacatGGATTTTATTCGGATTGTATGTGATacaacacaaagtagcaaatatttgtgacgtgtaaaggaaatgatacagggtGTACTAATTATTGTAAAATATTAATCTGAACATTATGAGGTGCATTCAGCcctcctgagtcaatactttgtatgaCCATCTTTCTGTGCAGttactgctgcagtcttttggggtctgtctcttccaGCTTtggctgcagtcttttggggtctatctctccagctttgcacatctaggtgACATTTAGCCCCTTCTTCTTTGCCCCCTCGCTCTCACTTAGTGAGACTGGATGGAGACTTCTGTGATCAGTAATTTTcgagtcttgtcacagattctctgggATATGAGTGTGGACGGTGACTGAGCTATTCACACACAAGAATATGCTctgatcttaaacatcttgacctacatgcattctctgaatccctcctccctctcacagatataagttccttacacaatgtggatgacgctgccgctctatataacaccacaatagctgtagctttggaatctgctgccccacttatacataccaaagctcgcaaaatcaacagacagccctggcacaccagcctgaccaaagaactgaggcgagcttccagggctgctgagcgcagatggaaaagatcccactccaatgaacacttcatcgcattcaaacagtccctcactactttcaagaccacactcgccacagctaaacaaacctacttctcatctctcatatcctccctgtctcacaaccctaaacagttattcaacacattcaattctctcctccatcccccagcacctcctcccaccccacttatctcagctgaagactttgcctcatttttcaagcagaagattgataacatcagagacagttttggtcaacaacccccagagcccttcctcccgacttcccagccctccacctccaaaaccaacttctccaccattacagaagatcaactctccactctactctcaagatcacatcataccacctgtgcacttgacccactcccatcccacttcatcccaaacctcaccacagtcttcatcccaaccctaacccatctcttcaacctatcactaacaactggtgttttccactcaagctttaaacatgcctccatcacacctatcctcaaaaatcttctcttgacccatcctctgtatctagctatcaccctatatcacttctcccatatgcctccaaactactggaacaacacatctaccttgatctgtcctcccatctctcttcttgctccctctttgaccgcttacaatctggcttccggtcacaccattccactgaaactgccctaactaaggtcaccaatggcctcttaaccgccaagagcaagcgacactactctatcctcctcctccttgacctgttggctgcctttgacacagtggaccattccctattattacagaccctctcatcccttggtatcacagacttggccctatcctgactttgcccatacctaacagaccggacattcagcgtcttccactcacacaccacctcctcacctcgccccctatctgtcggagtcccacaaggttcagtcctagggcccctgctcttctccatttccacctttggcttgggacagctcatagaatctcatggctttcagtatcacctctatgctgatgacacacagatctacatctctggaccagatatcacctccctactaaccagaatccctcaatgtctatccgctatttcatccttcttctctgctagatttctgaaacttaacatggacaaaacagaattcatcacctttcccccatctcacccaacccccccaatgaacctatccattacagtaaatgattgcccactctccccagtcccacaagctcgctgcctctgggtaatccttgatgctgatctctccttcaaaccacatatccaacccctttccactttctgcggacttcaactcaaaaatatttcacgaatccgtacattcctcaaccaagaatctgcaaaaaccctagaccatgccctcatcatctctcgccttgactactgcaacctcctgctctgtggcctcccttctaacactctcgcacccctccaatctattctaaactctgctgccagactaatccacttgtccccccactattccccggcctctcccctctgtcaatcccttcactggctccccattgcccagagactccagtacaaaaccctaaccatgacgtataaagccatccacaacctgtctccttctaacatctgtgaccttgtctcccagtactttcctacacgcaacctccgatcctcacaagatctccttctctactcccctcttatctcctcttcccacaatcgtatacaagatcacccctactctggaaccctctaccacaacacatcagactctcgcctaccatcgaaaccttcaaaaagagcctgaagacccacttcttccgacaagcctacaacctgcagtaaccactgatcgaccaaaccgctgcatgaccagctctatcctcgcctactgtattctcacccatcccttgtagattgtgagccttcgcgggcagggtcctctctcctcctgtaccagttatgacttgtattgtttaagattattgtacttgtttttattatgtatacccctccttacatgtaaagcgccatggaataaatggcgctataacaataaataataataatctaaaccctccattgtagctctTGCAGGATGTTTAAGgtcttgtcctgctggaaggtgaacctacaccccagtctcaagtATTTTGCAGTCTTtaacaggattgccctgtatttagctctatCCATCCTCCTATCAAATCTGACCAGCtttcctgcccctgctgaagaaaagcctccccacagcaggatgctgccaccaccatgtttgactcgagatgatgttttcagggagaTGCAGAGTGTTAGTTTTCCATCACAAATAGCGGTTTGCATTGTGCACAAAAAGTTCCCAGTTGGCCTCATGTGAGCAGagccccttcttccacatgcttgctGTGTCTCCTAAATAGCATTTTGAAAACTGCAAACAGGATTTCTTATctcttgctttcaaaaatggctttattattaccacttttccataaaggctagatttgtgGAGTCTATGACTAATAGTCGTCCTGTGGACAGATTATACCCCCTGAGCTGTGGCTATCTGCAGCTCTTCCAGTGATAACGGGCCTCTCATCTGCTTCTCTGATTAATGCTCTACTTTCTAGGGATATCAGTTtcggtggacggccatgtcttggtaggtttacaGTTGTGTCATACTCCTGTCATGTAATTGCAAAGGATAATGGGCACCTACTCTGTCCCTTGAACTAGCGGAACCCTAGGCTATCACTGTCCCTTGATTTACCCCAGATGGTGGAGATGCCAGGGTCTTGTACCTTGCCATGCTTCCATATAAACTCCTCTATGTTTCTTCCCCCACCAAGGGAGGTATGGGACAGGAGTGTATATGGTAACACAAACTAGATAGACAGGGATAAAAGA contains:
- the LOC143768745 gene encoding IgGFc-binding protein-like isoform X1 encodes the protein MATHQRPMIASQGCRWQRGTEPAHLSYVTKCRKFNFSELETDASSKNEEQTRKKLDTYMESLSLMKFCLWSVLLCGTGLLVGFKGTAGQQCSGNQGGRFVLVFSQDSLGPPVNLSIIIIPRPSSLSTSVSTSINNSDNKKEAILKKGDPATFEYPNLQQIIGSGISSGSMIINSNDDITVMSRNFVGTSGDIALHYPVDQWGTKYTIFTPTDGPSKHYAQFAVVAQHILTTLTIVLSGTVYYNGKNYNKGDTMTVDLKPFQFVQLQSKDNLSGTEVASQHPVAIISGHSCVPGVGGCSLVYEQLLPEKNWGKSYCVSVPSFLSSDSQVYVLGSKPTYLEYQSGEEKLTTNLEAGKPMKFKVSASKPLSIHSTENIQVFLYGFSGNFEGKPFGSFLTKIPDTESFFHNYSLIGQKGFDNNLAIITAKASSVSGFLFNGKPLQNAEWKAIPNTEYVSSEINYGGGFSSNTMQNPIAPFGLVAIGYSVGMAYGTVAAGIQAPVCPLLYSIGSGPINYI
- the LOC143768745 gene encoding IgGFc-binding protein-like isoform X2; the protein is MATHQRPMIASQGCRWQRGTEPAHLSYVTKCRKFNFSELETDASSKNEEQTRKKLDTYMESLSLMKFCLWSVLLCGTGLLVGFKGTAGQQCSGNQGGRFVLVFSQDSLGPPVNLSIIIIPRPSSLSTSVSTSINNSDNKKEAILKKGDPATFEYPNLQQIIGSGISSGSMIINSNDDITVMSRNFVGTSGDIALHYPVDQWGTKYTIFTPTDGPSKHYAQFAVVAQHILTTLTIVLSGTVYYNGKNYNKGDTMTVDLKPFQFVQLQSKDNLSGTEVASQHPVAIISGHSCVPGVGGCSLVYEQLLPEKNWGKSYCVSVPSFLSSDSQVYVLGSKPTYLEYQSGEEKLTTNLEAGKPMKFKVSASKPLSIHSTENIQVFLYGFSGNFEGKPFGSFLTKIPDTESFFHNYSLIGQKGFDNNLAIITAKASSVSGFLFNGKPLQNAEWKAIPNTEYVSSEINYGGGFSSNTMQNPIAPFGLVAIGYSVGMAYGTVAAGIQAPVCPLLYSIGIGLPVIG